Proteins encoded together in one Bacteroides zoogleoformans window:
- a CDS encoding ribonuclease H1 domain-containing protein: MKKEKFYVVWSGVTPGIYSSWTDCQLQTKGYEGAKFKSFDTREEAEKAFASSPYQYIGRGGSPTRAAARKPQDTPLPAAVVADSLAVDAACSGNPGAMEYRGVHVGSRRQVFHFGPMYGTNNIGEFLAIVHGLALLKRKGMDMPIYSDSVNAISWVKQKKCKTKLPRNARSEALFELIERAEKWLRENTYTTPILKWETKQWGEVPADFGRK; encoded by the coding sequence ATGAAGAAAGAGAAATTTTACGTTGTATGGTCGGGTGTCACGCCGGGCATTTACAGCTCCTGGACCGACTGCCAACTGCAAACCAAAGGCTACGAAGGGGCGAAATTCAAATCGTTCGACACGCGTGAAGAAGCCGAAAAAGCCTTTGCCTCTTCGCCCTACCAATACATCGGGCGAGGGGGATCGCCCACCCGTGCGGCCGCCCGAAAGCCGCAGGACACCCCCCTTCCGGCAGCCGTCGTGGCGGACAGCCTTGCCGTAGACGCCGCTTGCAGCGGAAATCCCGGCGCCATGGAGTACAGGGGAGTGCACGTGGGCAGCCGCCGGCAGGTGTTCCACTTCGGCCCCATGTATGGCACAAACAACATCGGCGAATTCCTTGCCATCGTACACGGCCTCGCCCTCCTGAAACGGAAAGGAATGGACATGCCCATCTACAGCGACAGTGTGAATGCCATCAGCTGGGTGAAGCAGAAGAAATGCAAGACGAAACTGCCGCGCAACGCCCGGAGCGAAGCCCTCTTCGAGTTGATAGAACGTGCCGAGAAATGGCTGCGCGAAAACACCTACACCACCCCCATCCTGAAATGGGAAACCAAACAATGGGGCGAAGTACCCGCCGACTTCGGAAGGAAATGA